One Acidimicrobiales bacterium genomic window carries:
- a CDS encoding saccharopine dehydrogenase C-terminal domain-containing protein, translated as MSDDTTPVLVIGAGHIGSAIASLLDRTSDYQVTILDRDERALATATANRPGVRTVAGDSTDGALLTRLAGEHAMVLSAAPFHLTTTVATVARNAGAHYFDLTEDRSSSRAVRALAADARSVLMPQCGLAPGFISVVAASLAGRFDELRSVSLRVGALPQFPTNALKYNLTWSTDGLINEYCNPCEAVVDGELREVPALEEVEAFSLDGVTYEAFNTSGGLGTLAETLAGRVETLNYKTVRYPGHRDVISLLVRDLRLARRRDVLKDVLETAIPVTHQDVVLVFVSVSGIRDGVLTQETFARKVYASEVDGEPYSAIQLTTAAGICAMADLVRQEKLPTTGFVRQEDCSLEEFLANRFGALYLRGTAVST; from the coding sequence ATGAGCGACGACACCACCCCGGTCCTCGTCATCGGCGCCGGCCACATCGGCAGCGCCATCGCCTCCCTGCTCGACCGCACGTCCGACTACCAGGTCACGATCCTCGACCGCGACGAGCGGGCCCTCGCCACGGCGACCGCCAACCGCCCCGGTGTCCGCACCGTGGCGGGCGACTCCACCGACGGCGCCCTGCTCACCCGTCTCGCCGGCGAGCATGCGATGGTGCTCAGCGCCGCGCCGTTCCACCTCACCACCACGGTCGCCACCGTGGCCCGCAACGCCGGCGCCCACTACTTCGACCTCACGGAGGACCGTTCGTCCTCGCGTGCGGTGCGGGCGCTCGCCGCCGACGCCCGCTCCGTCCTCATGCCCCAGTGCGGGCTGGCGCCCGGCTTCATCTCCGTGGTCGCCGCCTCGCTGGCCGGCCGCTTCGACGAGCTGCGCTCCGTGTCGCTGCGGGTCGGGGCGCTGCCGCAGTTCCCCACCAACGCCCTCAAGTACAACCTCACCTGGTCCACCGACGGGCTCATCAACGAGTACTGCAACCCGTGTGAGGCCGTCGTCGACGGGGAGCTACGGGAGGTGCCGGCTCTCGAAGAGGTCGAGGCGTTCTCGCTCGACGGCGTCACCTACGAGGCGTTCAACACGTCGGGCGGGCTGGGCACGCTGGCCGAGACCCTGGCGGGGCGGGTCGAGACCCTCAACTACAAGACCGTCCGCTACCCGGGGCACCGCGACGTGATCTCGCTGCTGGTGCGAGACCTGCGCCTGGCCCGCCGCCGCGACGTGCTCAAGGACGTGCTGGAGACCGCGATCCCGGTGACCCACCAGGACGTGGTGCTCGTGTTCGTCAGCGTGTCGGGCATCCGGGACGGCGTGCTCACCCAGGAGACGTTCGCCCGCAAGGTGTACGCCTCCGAGGTCGACGGCGAGCCCTACTCGGCCATCCAGCTCACTACCGCGGCCGGCATCTGCGCCATGGCCGACCTGGTGCGGCAGGAGAAGCTGCCGACCACCGGCTTCGTCCGCCAGGAGGACTGCTCGCTGGAGGAGTTCCTGGCCAACCGGTTCGGGGCCCTCTACCTGCGGGGCACGGCGGTGAGCACATGA